In Podospora pseudoanserina strain CBS 124.78 chromosome 5, whole genome shotgun sequence, a single window of DNA contains:
- the VPS13 gene encoding Vacuolar protein sorting-associated protein 13 (EggNog:ENOG503NVAS; BUSCO:EOG09260075; COG:U): protein MLEGLVAGLLNRFLGMYVKNFDPTQLKVGIWSGDVKLRNLELRREALDQLKLPINVIEGHLGELTLVIPWSNLRGAPVKIFIEDVFLLASPKEEAEYNEEEEERRKQRIKMEKLDSAELLKERSQEGLSQEEQKRTQSFTESLVTKIVDNLQITVKNIHVRYEDAISAPGHPFALGITLEEFSAISTDGQWTPTFIQDSSHTTHKLATLESLAVYWNTDTKLMGPGRELSTPDTEVTPHDEMLANFRSMIVSGENDQSGTHQFILKPVSGQAKIELDKTGSRQVPKFKGNLLFDEIGLVLDDQQYRDALMMVDLFHYFIRHQEYKKYQPKGVRPKEDPRAWLQFAGNAVLSKIHERNRRWSWDYFKERRDDRRRYIELFKKKKQSQQLSAQENDDLNRLEWKLDYEDLRFWRSLARNQLKRENAEALRNRPPAQPQQQQGWLAWAWGSKPQHQEKQDESENIQITEEQRKELYEVIDWDEKTALAAEVDVPRDTVKMQLEASLSMGSFTLKQSPHGDTRDLISLHFDVFKAKGIKRPDSFLADLSLGGLRVNDGTTPNSVYKEIVRVKDAPESDPDKRLSIAELEKNGNEAFFQFQVEQNPLDGQGDVAVTAKLKPLEIVWNPNVVVGVADFFRPPDRHMESINALMETAGATVEGLREQTRAGLEFALEEHKTVNAKLDLQAPLIIIPESITNKKSTCLILDAGHISLTSELVDRDTMKEVQSKQNQSYTDEDFKRLESLMYDRFLVKLTSTQVLIGPSIKETKQQLVEKDERQKLHIVDKINVNFVVETSIIPKAPNLTKLRVSGHLPVLHVSASDAKYKTLMRIIEVAIPKFDGDQTQTSLETRPKRPRLASNASSRSQRWADRAPSTQLLQFPSSQQAIILNDDDLDDDNDKFEDAKDTSAKDQLKLQQRIFEFKFTVDQLRGSLYRSDPDKKRPDQLLVELVAEHFGVEYYLRPYDMAAEVALGSVTVDDFVDNPSAEFKSIVSSGDVEDRQQARNLVHVKFVRVKKESPEFMSVYEGIETNVDVAVSTINLVVTRKTLLTLLDFILVTFTNNNASNNASTQKAITDDDSEVDVEVVPPEEELQQEAGAIRVKVDLKSIRMILNNDGIRLATLSFNHADVGVFLLGRTMRVNTKLGDLTLVDDVNQGVSEDSSLRQLVTIQGKELANFRYETFDPLKPELYPGYDSSIFLRAGSVKVNFLEEPFRKIVDFLVKFGKMQAIYNAARQAAANQANQLQQTSSRIKFDVVINTPIVVFPRVVMPERPKRDVITAYLGEIYAQNKFAPLDDSENADIAMKLSAGIRNIRLTSNFHYTGDRSEELELIDHVDLEFKVTYAEHKEGVKRPDFDIEGTMTDFNLRITPYQLNSLLELSRSVPAAFAGGAEQSDEEAERDVDDATLERARTMTGFNSESSNEKLIDMGPELGTHGQAWTKLDLVFTVNTIGLELIRAPEDAPVGDMDAASLSKFSLDSSVIKTRMDSNGSLEAELVIQAFTIFDTRHRETNKFRRIMTSNNKDVQQFMASITMSGGEERNVIAMIAIDSPRVIFALDYLFALQKFITVSTQVVELPAIPDKSPIESPEEMSDADSMQVSLGRPSQSSSRGISPSKPAEAPKAPEPKKLTFAYRVNVVDAQVILIANPLSASSEALVLGTKQVLLSQQHAFTFQISQCGMFLCRMDRFDDSRLRIIDDFSVQMSMDSSQPQTTKIHVDVEPLILRVSLRDILLVMQTITKASELSGGTPANNHTAKASDQKAKQLKAPPGLKQRSASGKGGSTLAARTRASKKSVGGVSTSGRSTKSGQLVPHDIVKAPPRHEELTATIDGVRLVLIGDLHELPILDMSIKKFTSTAANWSSNLKAEASIEMYTNIYNFAKSAWEPLIEPWQVGLGVARDQASGVTSVDVASNRTFDVTVTTASIALLSKSFAFFSQDQDVLSKPRGAEAPYRIRNHTGFNVAVHAKRQSSEEPTSLRLEDGQEAPWSFEDWEKMRENVLAENGVSSVGVQLEGSGFDMVKNIRLTREGEFLYALKPKADQVLHKLLVHVELGTDNVKYVTLRSPLLVENETDIPVEIGVYDAHEGHLLKIEKIAPGESRPAPVGAAYLKSLLVRPDPGFGYGWSNDTLWWRDLLKRPTKTMVCKGDHAEPFYFQMSARFDKANPMTRNYPYMRLKLSAPVTLENLLPYDFKYRIYDKNTKKDWSNFLRKGGVSPVHVVELSHLLLLSVDMQDTVFKPSEFAIINAGATDDFKKETHLVCKDDAGMALNLRLHYYRIPDSGGAFKVTVYSPYVVLNKTGMDVSVRSKGFMQQAKAAAGQALIDIGNESHRKTKPMMFSFNSDDHRNRALLKVGDSEWSKPQSFDAIGSTSEVVLNSPTRNAEIHLGVTVESGQGKYKMIKTVTLAPRYVIQNKLGEDINIREPSSSGLISLKSGAFRPLHFLNRGHVKQLCMCHPGVDNQWTAPFNISDLGTTHIKIAKAGQRQRLVRVDILMEDATIFLNLSMEQKAWPFSMRNESDTEFTFYQVNPNIDEDGTEDRSGWRPVRYRLPPRSIMPYAWDFPAAKHKEVCISAYNKERYVKLAEIGNLMPMKFIGTNGQSKIIDINVTADGPTQTLILSNFKQSKSLYRQKSNAGSTTSREGFEAKELDTGTTFRAQLRLSGIGVSLINSQLKELAYITFRDVALRYSDSPLYQTISLAVKWIQIDNQLYGGIFPMILYPSVVPKRAQEVDAHPSLHAMVTRVKDDSYGVEYIKYATILLQEMTVELDEDFIYAVLEYSKIPGASWSDTVEEDKLCDDNIDVPQPKQQQSGKDIYFEVLNIQPMQLDLSFVRTERVNAEDKTSSRNPVMFFFNVMTMAIGNINDAPIRFNALMLENVRVSIPILIQNISNHYSQEALYQVHKILGSADFLGNPVGLFNNISSGFADIFYEPYQGLIMSDKPEDFGLGVARGAGSFFKKSVFGVSDSLSKVTGSFAKGLAAATMDKQFQDRRRITRARNRPKHAIYGVTAGANSLFTSVASGVGGLARKPLEGAEQEGALGFFKGIGKGVVGLATKPAIGVLDFASNISEGVRNTTTVFDGSELDRVRLPRYIPADGIVRPYSQREALGQSWLKQVDNGKYFDEQYIAHLELPTEDMVVMVTYSRILLIRSRRLQTEWDVPLKDIQTIAKERTGLSLTLRGGTNGPFIPIGEESGRTFIYRMVAVAVEEFNRRFRGLE, encoded by the exons CGCTACGAGGATGCCATCTCGGCCCCGGGTCACCCCTTCGCCCTGGGTATCACCCTCGAAGAGTTCAGCGCTATCAGCACAGACGGGCAATGGACACCCACCTTCATCCAGGACTCAAGCCATACGACACACAAGCTCGCGACGTTGGAGTCATTAGCGGTATACTGGAATACAGACACAAAGCTTATGGGTCCTGGGAGGGAGTTATCGACGCCTGATACCGAGGTGACGCCACATGACGAGATGCTCGCCAACTTCAGGTCCATGATTGTGAGCGGGGAGAACGACCAATCTGGCACGCATCAGTTCATCCTGAAGCCTGTTTCCGGCCAGGCCAAGATCGAGCTCGACAAGACCGGAAGTCGACAGGTGCCCAAGTTCAAGGGCAACCTGCTGTTTGATGAAATTGGTCTTGTGTTGGATGACCAGCAATACCGTGATgcgctgatgatggtggaccTCTTCCATTACTTTATTCGACATCAAGAGTACAAGAAATACCAGCCCAAGGGAGTCAGACCAAAAGAGGATCCGCGCGCATGGCTCCAGTTTGCCGGCAATGCTGTGCTGAGCAAGATCCACGAGCGCAACAGGCGTTGGTCCTGGGACTACTTCAAAGAGCGCAGGGATGACAGGAGGCGGTACATTGAGTTGttcaaaaagaagaagcagagcCAACAGTTGTCAGCCCAGGAGAATGACGACCTCAACAGGCTGGAGTGGAAGCTCGATTACGAGGATCTCCGGTTCTGGCGCTCGCTCGCCCGTAACCAGCTTAAGAGGGAGAATGCGGAAGCCCTCAGGAACCGTCCACCCGcgcaaccacagcaacaacagggcTGGCTGGCCTGGGCGTGGGGTTCCAAGCCGCAACATCAAGAGAAGCAGGATGAGTCTGAGAACATCCAGATCACCGAGGAGCAACGCAAGGAGCTTTACGAGGTTATCGACTGGGATGAGAAGACGGCACTTGCCGCCGAGGTCGACGTACCGAGGGACACTGTCAAGATGCAACTCGAGGCATCTCTTAGCATGGGAAGTTTCACGCTCAAGCAAAGTCCCCATGGTGACACCCGAGATCTGATTAGTCTTCACTTTGATGTGTTCAAGGCGAAGGGTATTAAGCGTCCCGACTCGTTCCTGGCTGACCTCAGTCTTGGTGGCCTGCGCGTCAACGATGGCACCACTCCCAACAGTGTCTACAAGGAGATTGTCCGCGTCAAGGATGCCCCGGAGAGCGACCCCGACAAACGCCTGTCCATcgctgagctggagaagaacgGTAACGAGGCATTCTTCCAGTTCCAGGTCGAGCAGAACCCTCTGGATGGACAAGGTGATGTGGCTGTGACTGCCAAGCTCAAGCCTCTGGAAATTGTGTGGAATCCCAATGTCGTCGTAGGTGTGGCCGACTTCTTCAGGCCACCAGACCGGCACATGGAGTCCATCAACGCGCTCATGGAGACAGCTGGTGCTACGGTGGAGGGCCTTCGGGAGCAGACGAGAGCAGGTCTGGAGTTTGCCTTGGAGGAACACAAGACTGTCAATGCCAAGCTCGACTTGCAAGCGCCCCTTATCATCATCCCCGAgagcatcaccaacaagaagtCGACATGCCTGATTCTGGATGCCGGTCACATCAGCCTGACCAGCGAGCTAGTGGACAGGGATACGATGAAGGAGGTCCAGTCCAAGCAGAACCAGAGCTACACAGACGAAGACTTTAAGCGGCTGGAATCTCTCATGTATGATCGGTTCTTGGTCAAGCTCACATCCACTCAGGTCTTGATTGGACCCTCTATTAAGGAGACGAAACAACAGCTGGTAGAGAAGGACGAACGTCAAAAGCTTCACATTGTTGACAAGATCAACGTCAATTTTGTTGTCGAGAcgtccatcatccccaaagcTCCGAACCTCACGAAGCTCAGAGTGTCTGGTCATCTCCCCGTGCTACATGTCAGCGCATCGGATGCCAAGTACAAGACTCTCATGCGAATCATCGAAGTCGCGATACCCAAGTTTGATGGTGACCAGACACAAACGTCACTGGAAACCCGCCCCAAGCGACCCCGTCTCGCCAGCAATGCCTCGTCACGGTCACAGCGGTGGGCGGACCGTGCGCCGTCTACTCAGCTTCTCCAGTTCCCCTCCTCTCAGCAAGCCATCATCTTGAACGACGACGACTTGGATGATGATAACGACAAGTTTGAAGACGCCAAAGACACCTCTGCTAAGGACCAGTTGAAGCTCCAGCAACGGATATTCGAGTTCAAGTTCACAGTTGACCAGCTCAGGGGGTCACTTTACCGCAGCGATCCTGACAAGAAACGCCCAGATCAGCTTCTTGTGGAACTCGTGGCCGAACACTTTGGTGTTGAGTACTACCTTCGGCCCTATGACATGGCAGCTGAAGTGGCACTGGGTTCAGTGACCGTCGACGACTTTGTGGATAACCCTTCCGCCGAGTTCAAGTCCATCGTGTCGTCTGGTGATGTAGAAGATCGCCAGCAAGCGAGAAACCTGGTTCATGTCAAGTTTGTTAGGGTCAAGAAGGAGTCGCCAGAGTTCATGAGTGTTTATGAAGGCATCGAGACCAACGTGGATGTCGCCGTCTCCACCATCAATCTCGTCGTCACGCGCAAGACTCTTCTCACGCTGCTCgacttcatcctcgtcacctTCACCAATAACAATGCAAGCAACAACGCCAGTACACAAAAAGCTATTACCGACGATGACTCGGAAGTTGATGTGGAAGTGGTCCCCCCAGAGGAAGAGCTCCAGCAGGAGGCCGGGGCAATCCGGGTCAAGGTTGATCTCAAGAGTATTCGCATGATCCTGAATAATGATGGGATCCGGCTGGCCACTCTGTCGTTCAACCATGCCGATGTTGGAGTCTTCCTTCTTGGTAGAACCATGCGggtcaacaccaagctcggcGACCTGACTCTGGTGGACGATGTCAACCAGGGTGTTTCAGAAGACTCTAGTCTTCGTCAACTGGTAACAATCCAGGGCAAAGAGCTCGCCAATTTCCGGTACGAGACTTTTGATCCACTCAAGCCGGAGCTGTACCCAGGCTATGACTCGTCCATCTTCTTGCGTGCCGGTTCCGTCAAGGTCAATTTCCTTGAAGAGCCTTTCCGGAAGATTGTGGACTTCCTCGTCAAGTTTGGCAAAATGCAAGCCATCTACAATGCTGCTCGTCAGGCTGCGGCTAACCAGGCCAACCAGCTGCAACAGACGTCAAGTCGGATAAAGTTCGACGTTgtcatcaacacccccattGTTGTCTTCCCTCGAGTTGTGATGCCCGAAAGGCCGAAGCGAGACGTCATCACGGCCTACCTGGGAGAGATCTATGCCCAGAACAAGTTTGCCCCGCTTGACGATTCGGAGAACGCAGATATTGCCATGAAGCTGTCTGCTGGTATCCGCAATATTCGTCTGACTTCCAACTTCCACTACACTGGTGACCGCTCGGAGGAGTTGGAACTGATCGACCACGTTGATCTCGAGTTCAAGGTCACGTACGCCGAGCACAAGGAGGGCGTCAAGCGGCCCGACTTTGACATTGAGGGAACCATGACTGACTTCAACCTCCGCATCACTCCCTACCAGCTCAATTCTCTTCTTGAGCTGTCCAGGTCTGTGCCTGCCGcctttgctggtggtgctgagcAGAGTGACGAGGAGGCTGAGCGTGACGTCGACGATGCTACTCTGGAGCGTGCTAGGACCATGACTGGCTTTAATAGCGAGAGTAGCAACGAGAAGCTCATCGACATGGGCCCTGAACTTGGCACTCACGGCCAGGCCTGGACGAAGTTGGACCTTGTCTTCACGGTCAACACCATTGGCTTGGAGTTGATTCGTGCCCCGGAAGATGCCCCAGTTGGCGATATGGACGCTGCCAGTCTTTCCAAGTTTAGCCTAGATTCAAGCGTTATTAAGACCCGGATGGACTCGAATGGGAGTCTCGAGGCTGAACTTGTTATCCAGGCCTTCACCATCTTTGACACACGGCATCGCGAGACCAACAAGTTCCGTCGCATCATGAcgagcaacaacaaggaTGTCCAACAGTTCATGGCCAGCATCACGATGTcaggtggtgaggagaggAACGTCATCGCCATGATTGCTATCGACAGTCCTCGTGTCATCTTCGCTTTAGACTACCTCTTTGCGTTGCAGAAGTTCATTACTGTTAGTACGCAGGTTGTCGAGCTACCTGCTATCCCAGACAAGAGCCCAATAGAGAGCCCGGAGGAGATGAGCGATGCAGACTCCATGCAAGTTAGTCTCGGCAGACCTTCCCAGAGTAGCAGCCGCGGAATCTCTCCGTCGAAGCCAGCTGAAGCCCCGAAAGCACCGGAGCCCAAGAAGTTGACCTTTGCCTACCGCGTCAACGTGGTTGATGCCCAAGTCATTCTCATCGCCAACCCATTGAGTGCAAGCTCAGAGGCTCTCGTGCTGGGAACGAAGCAAGTCCTCCTGTCCCAGCAGCACGCCTTCACCTTCCAGATATCTCAATGCGGCATGTTCCTGTGCCGGATGGACCGCTTCGACGATTCACGGCTCAGAATCATTGACGACTTCTCCGTCCAGATGTCCATGGATAGCTCGCAACCGCAGACAACCAAGATCCATGTCGATGTTGAGCCTCTTATTCTTAGGGTCTCGCTCCGAGATattttgctggtgatgcAGACAATCACAAAAGCATCTGAGCTGTCTGGTGGCACTCCCGCAAACAATCATACTGCTAAAGCCTCCGATCAGAAGGCGAAGCAGCTCAAGGCACCGCCTGGATTGAAGCAACGATCGGCCAGTGGAAAGGGCGGGTCCACCCTCGCTGCGAGAACACGGGCAAGCAAGAAGAGTGTCGGCGGTGTCAGCACCTCTGGTCGTTCCACCAAGTCCGGGCAACTCGTGCCGCATGATATTGTCAAGGCGCCTCCTAGACACGAAGAGCTCACTGCCACCATTGACGGAGTCCGTCTAGTGCTGATCGGCGATTTGCACGAACTTCCCATTCTGGACATGAGCATCAAGAAGTTCACAAGCACCGCTGCAAACTGGTCTTCCAACCTCAAGGCGGAGGCATCCATCGAGATGTACACCAACATCTACAACTTTGCCAAGTCCGCCTGGGAGCCTCTGATCGAGCCCTGGCaagttggtcttggtgtAGCTCGTGACCAGGCCTCTGGTGTCACCTCGGTTGATGTTGCCTCCAACCGGACTTTTGATGTCACTGTCACCACTGCTAGCATTGCTCTCTTGTCCAAGtccttcgccttcttttcTCAGGACCAGGATGTTTTGTCCAAGCCTCGTGGTGCTGAAGCACCATATCGCATCCGCAACCACACGGGGTTCAACGTTGCTGTACATGCCAAGCGACAGAGCAGTGAAGAGCCGACGTCTCTCAGACTGGAAGATGGGCAGGAAGCACCTTGGAGTTTTGAGGACTGGGAGAAGATGCGTGAGAATGTTCTGGCAGAGAACGGTGTTAGCAGCGTTGGGGTGCAGCTGGAGGGCAGTGGCTTCGACATGGTTAAGAACATTCGCCTAACTCGAGAGGGCGAGTTTTTGTATGCCTTGAAGCCAAAGGCTGATCAGGTTCTGCACAAGCTCTTGGTCCACGTCGAGCTTGGAACCGACAACGTCAAATATGTGACTCTGCGCAGTCCATTGTTGGTTGAGAACGAGACGGATATTCCTGTCGAGATTGGTGTGTACGATGCGCACGAGGGCCACCTTCTCAAAATTGAGAAGATTGCGCCCGGTGAGAGCCGGCCAGCACCGGTTGGGGCTGCGTACTTGAAGAGTTTGCTTGTCCGTCCTGATCCTGGATTTGGATATGGATGGAGCAATGACACGCTATGGTGGAGGGACTTGCTTAAGCGGCCAACCAAGACGATGGTGTGCAAGGGGGACCATGCGGAGCCATTCTATTTCCAGATGTCTGCTCGCTTCGACAAGGCAAACCCCATGACTAG GAACTACCCATACATGCGTCTCAAACTCTCAGCACCAGTCACCTTGGAGAACTTGCTGCCTTATGACTTCAAGTATAGGATATACGacaagaacaccaagaaggACTGGTCTAACTTCTTGCGCAAGGGCGGCGTCAGCCCTGTCCACGTTGTCGAGCTGTCGCACCTCTTGCTCCTCAGTGTCGATATGCAGGACACTGTGTTCAAGCCGAGCGAgtttgccatcatcaacgctGGGGCCACCGATGACTTCAAGAAGGAAACACATCTCGTTTGCAAGGACGATGCTGGTATGGCGCTCAACCTGCGGCTGCACTACTATCGTATTCCAGACAGCGGTGGTGCGTTCAAGGTCACCGTGTACAGCCCCTACGTCGTGCTCAACAAGACGGGTATGGATGTCAGCGTCCGTTCCAAGGGCTTCATGCAACAGGCCAAGGCTGCGGCGGGTCAGGCACTCATCGACATTGGCAACGAAAGCCACCGCAAGACCAAGCCCATGATGTTCTCCTTCAATAGTGACGACCACCGCAATCGTGCTCTACTCAAGGTCGGCGACTCGGAGTGGAGTAAGCCGCAGAGCTTTGACGCGATCGGGAGCACGTCGGAAGTTGTGCTCAACTCTCCAACACGGAATGCCGAGATCCATCTTGGTGTTACTGTCGAGTCGGGTCAGGGCAAGTACAAGATGATCAAGACGGTTACCCTGGCGCCAAGATATGTCATCCAAAACAAGCTTGGGGAAGACATCAACATCCGGGAGCCCAGCTCATCTGGCCTTATCTCGCTCAAGAGTGGTGCCTTCCGGCCATTACACTTTCTCAACAGAGGTCATGTGAAGCAACTTTGCATGTGCCATCCTGGTGTCGACAACCAATGGACAGCACCTTTCAACATCTCAGATCTCGGCACAACTCACATCAAGATTGCCAAGGCTGGTCAGCGTCAGCGCCTCGTCCGGGTTGACATTCTCATGGAGGATGCCACCATATTCCTCAACCTGTCCATGGAGCAAAAGGCCTGGCCTTTCTCCATGCGCAATGAGAGTGACACCGAGTTCACCTTTTATCAGGTCAACCCCAATATCGATGAGGATGGCACCGAGGACCGGTCTGGCTGGAGGCCTGTGCGCTACCGTCTGCCACCCAGGAGCATCATGCCCTATGCCTGGGACTTCCCAGCCGCGAAGCACAAGGAGGTTTGCATCAGTGCTTACAACAAGGAGCGCTATGTTAAGCTGGCCGAGATTGGAAACTTGATGCCCATGAAGTTTATTGGCACCAACGGGCAGTCCAAGATCATTGACATCAATGTCACCGCCGACGGCCCGACACAGACTCTCATCCTGTCCAACTTTAAGCAGTCCAAGAGTTTGTACCGGCAAAAGTCCAACGCAGGATCCACCACCAGTCGCGAAGGCTtcgaggccaaggagttGGATACAGGCACTACCTTTAGGGCGCAGCTGCGTCTGTCTGGCATTGGCGTATCCCTCATCAACTCACAGCTGAAGGAGTTGGCTTACATCACCTTCCGTGATGTGGCGCTTCGGTACAGTGACTCGCCTCTCTACCAGACTATCAGCTTGGCTGTCAAGTGGATCCAGATTGACAACCAACTCTATGGCGGCATCTTCCCCATGATTCTCTACCCCAGCGTGGTTCCGAAGCGCGCCCAGGAAGTTGACGCTCACCCGTCGCTGCACGCGATGGTCACTCGTGTCAAGGATGATTCTTATGGCGTCGAGTACATCAAGTACGCTACCATTCTCTTGCAAGAGATGACTGTCGAACTCGACGAAGACTTCATCTATGCGGTGTTGGAGTACTCCAAGATTCCGGGGGCTTCGTGGTCAGACactgtcgaggaggacaagCTCTGCGATGACAACATTGACGTCCCGCagcccaagcagcagcagtccgGCAAGGACATCTACTTTGAGGTTCTCAACATCCAGCCCATGCAGCTTGATCTGTCTTTTGTGCGCACGGAGCGTGTCAATGCCGAAGACAAGACTTCGTCGCGGAACCCTGTCATGTTCTTCTTCAATGTCATGACCATGGCCATTGGAAACATCAACGATGCGCCCATCCGGTTCAACGCCTTGATGCTGGAGAACGTCCGTGTTTCAATCCCGATCCTGATCCAGAACATCTCGAACCACTACAGCCAAGAAGCACTGTACCAAGTTCACAAGATTTTGGGCAGTGCCGACTTCCTCGGTAACCCAGTCGGTCTGTTCAACAATATCAGCTCTGGCTTCGCCGACATCTTTTACGAACCCTACCAAGGGCTCATCATGTCTGACAAACCCGAGGACTTTGGTCTCGGCGTCGCCCGTGGCGCGGGTTCGTTCTTCAAAAAATCGGTCTTTGGCGTCAGTGACTCGCTCTCCAAGGTCACTGGCAGTTTCGCCAAGGGTCTTGCGGCGGCAACGATGGATAAGCAGTTCCAGGACAGGCGACGCATTACTCGTGCTCGCAACCGGCCAAAGCACGCCATTTACGGCGTCACTGCGGGCGCTAACAGCCTGTTCACCTCTGTTGCTTCAGGTGTGGGAGGTCTGGCGAGGAAGCCACTTGAGGGTGCGGAGCAAGAAGGTGCGCTGGGTTTCTTCAAGGGTATCGGGAAGGGTGTCGTTGGTCTAGCCACCAAACCAGCCATTGGCGTCCTGGATTTTGCGTCGAACATATCTGAAGGCGTACGCAACACCACGACCGTGTTTGACGGCTCGGAACTCGATCGTGTCCGTCTACCCCGTTACATTCCCGCAGACGGTATCGTCCGCCCCTACAGCCAACGGGAAGCGCTTGGTCAGTCATGGCTGAAGCAAGTGGACAATGGAAAGTATTTTGACGAGCAGTACATTGCCCACCTGGAGCTCCCGACGGAGGACATGGTGGTTATGGTGACGTACTCGAGGATTTTGCTGATTAGAAGCCGGAGGTTGCAGACGGAGTGGGATGTGCCGTTGAAGGATATTCAGACTATTGCCAAGGAGAGGACGGGGCTGAGCTTGacgttgaggggggggacgAACGGGCCGTTCATTCCtattggggaggagagtgggAGGACGTTTATTTATAGGATGGTGGccgtggcggtggaggagtttaATAGGAGGTTTAGGGGGTTGGAGTAG